A single region of the Gasterosteus aculeatus chromosome 1, fGasAcu3.hap1.1, whole genome shotgun sequence genome encodes:
- the senp7b gene encoding sentrin-specific protease 7b isoform X14, which translates to MASSFKIPKKKHPTASESAPLYTSPLSRLQSATPELKSYGNQYSRADRMHAGSSAGSSVNRESAPLFREVVKTLLGLTANQREASAANRKGGRSAKLSAASPSVGWRPKRASDRLLPPDVTSQPPSPPQKKKSHLSAVQSIYVDSLDSLAELRDEMHAGTLSSSTTGDGTTEGLDSAERKKNNSSSSSSDQTSEDDFVSLSSVMTQRRRSLGRGAGFSSSQMEDVRESERRRWNEFRGRKTSSLHLHLKKPRNTPTEPIILSSEEEEEEEEDGGKRVEQPSTGGEGENSLPPLPPPPPPPSFLQLDFVSLHVGLTHADANGKITITENGVILPLKGVEDGEVAVVASQLRGHGVWDGGVAQGGFLLGGWEGPAPSLLFLWVTDAQANLLQRELSSIQTSTSESTCPFLLLVLKEQLQELQTALLASILDMDEYKKASSSGGPTSPLEWTDGLLLLHSCPPPLDQHLLGLLGHSAMTNNHKNKKTILGSSGLQQLPTRLIQYPAAPSKGRITVTKEDLACLSGGEFLNDVIIDFYLKFLLLEGVGGAVAERSHVFSSFFYKQLSRRRVAGEDNTPSVPDLHMRHQRVKTWTRHVDIFTKDFLFVPVNQEAHWYLAVVCFPGLEDVQYQAFRCATGGSKLTAGKASSLSLRPQQPPECTEQSWQRDIVLRRPCILVMDSLKLSCHENVCRLLRDYLQVEWEVRRGTPPRRFTSDSMRSSSCRVPQQDNSSDCGVYLLQYAESFLQNPVVHFDLPLKLDRWFPRQQVRQKREEIRTLILTMHRSQMGEK; encoded by the exons ATGGCGTCTTCCTTTAAGATCCCGAAGAAGAAACACCCAACGGCTTCTGAATCCGCCCCCCTGTACACGTCACCGCTGTCCCGCCTGCAGAGCGCCACCCCCGAATTAAAG AGCTATGGGAACCAGTACAGCAGAGCTGACAggatgcatgctgggagctcAGCAGGCTCCTCAGTGAACAGAGAGAG CGCTCCTCTCTTCAGGGAAGTGGTCAAAACGCTGCTCGGACTTACAGCCAATCAAAGAGAAGCCTCGGCAGCCAATCGCAAAGGAGGACGGAGTGCCAAGTTGTCTGCTGCTTCTCCCTCAGTCGG GTGGCGCCCTAAAAGGGCTTCAGACCGCCTGCTGCCTCCTGATGTGACCTCACAGCCTCCGTctccaccacagaagaagaaaagccacTTAAGCG CAGTTCAGAGCATCTATGTGGACTCGCTGGACTCTTTGGCTGAGCTCAGGGATgagatgcatgctgggacttTGAGTTCTTCAACGACGGGAGACGGAACAACAGAAGGACTGGACTCAGCTGAGAGAAAG AAGAATAACTCATCCTCCTCCAGTTCGGACCAGACCTCAGAAGAcgactttgtgtctttgtcctccGTAATGACACAGAGAAGACGGAGCCTGGGTCGGGGGGCAGGGTTTAGCAGCAGCCAGATGGAGGAcgtgagggagagcgagaggaggaggtggaacgagttcagagggaggaagacaaGCAGCCTTCATCTTCACCTGAAGAAACCCAGAAACACTCCAACGGAACCAA TTATTCTGTctagtgaagaagaggaagaggaagaagaagacggaggAAAAAGAGTGGAGCAG CCTTCTACAGGAGGGGAAGGTGAGAAcagccttcctcctcttcctcctcctcctccccctccttccttcctgcagCTGGACTTTGTCTCTCTTCACGTCGGTCTAACGCACGCCGATGCCAACGGGAAGATAACG aTTACTGAGAATGGGGTCATTCTTCCTCTGAAAG GTGTGGAGGACGGCGAGGTCGCTGTGGTGGCATCTCAGCTTCGGGGTCACGGTGTCTGGGACGGGGGCGTGGCACAAGGAGGCTTCCTATTGGGTGGTTGGGAAGGTCCCGCCCCCTCGCTGCTCTTTCTGTGGGTGACGGACGCTCAGGCCAACCTCCTGCAGAGAGAGCTGTCCTCCATCCAGACCTCCACGTCAG AATCAACGTGCCCCTTCCTCCTGCTGGTGTtgaaggagcagctgcaggagctccAAACTGCCCTCCTGGCCTCCATCCTAGACATGGATGAGTACAAGAAGGCCTCCTCATCCGGAGGGCCGACTTCCCCTCTGGAGTGGACCGAcgggctgctgctcctccacagctgtcctcctcctctggaccaGCACCTCCTCGGACTGCTGGGACACTCAGCT ATGACAAACAACCATAAGAATAAGAAGACAATCCTTGGCTCTTCTGGTCTGCAGCAGCTTCCAACTAG GTTGATCCAGTATCCGGCGGCGCCCTCTAAAGGCCGCATCACGGTGACCAAAGAGGACCTGGCCTGTCTGAGCGGGGGGGAGTTCCTCAACGACGTCATCATTGACTTCTACCTCAA GttcctgctgctggagggagTTGGCGGCGCGGTGGCCGAGCGAAGTCACgtcttcagcagcttcttctacAAGCAACTGAGCAGGCGTCGAGTCGCCGGAGAGGACAACACCCCCTCCGTCCC CGATCTTCACATGAGGCACCAAAGGGTGAAGACCTGGACCCGACACGTCGATATTTTCACCAAAGACTTCCTATTTGTGCCTGTCAATCAAGA AGCCCACTGGTACCTGGCAGTGGTCTGCTTCCCGGGTCTGGAGGACGTTCAGTACCAAGCGTTCCGGTGTGCAACAG gtGGATCGAAGCTTACAGCAGGTAAAGCGTCGTCTTTGAGTCTGAGACCACAGCAGCCTCCG gagtgCACTGAGCAGAGCTGGCAGAGGGACATTGTACTGAGGAG gccCTGCATCCTGGTCATGGATTCTCTGAAGCTCTCCTGCCACGAGAACGTCTGCCGCCTCCTCAGAGA CTACCTCCAGGTGGAGTGGGAGGTCCGGAGGGGGACGCCCCCCCGCCGCTTCACCTCGGACAGCATGAGGAGCTCCAGCTGCAGAGTCCCTCAGCAGGACAACAGCAGCGACTGTGGAGTCTATCTGCTACAGTACGCCGAGAGCTTCCTGCAG AACCCTGTGGTGCACTTTGACCTCCCACTGAAGTTGGACCGCTGGTTTCCACGGCAACAGGTGCGGCAGAAGCGCGAGGAGATCCGAACCCTGATCCTGACGATGCACCGGAGTCAGATGGGAGAGAAGTGA
- the senp7b gene encoding sentrin-specific protease 7b isoform X13, producing the protein MASSFKIPKKKHPTASESAPLYTSPLSRLQSATPELKSYGNQYSRADRMHAGSSAGSSVNRESAPLFREVVKTLLGLTANQREASAANRKGGRSAKLSAASPSVGWRPKRASDRLLPPDVTSQPPSPPQKKKSHLSVQSIYVDSLDSLAELRDEMHAGTLSSSTTGDGTTEGLDSAERKQKNNSSSSSSDQTSEDDFVSLSSVMTQRRRSLGRGAGFSSSQMEDVRESERRRWNEFRGRKTSSLHLHLKKPRNTPTEPIILSSEEEEEEEEDGGKRVEQPSTGGEGENSLPPLPPPPPPPSFLQLDFVSLHVGLTHADANGKITITENGVILPLKGVEDGEVAVVASQLRGHGVWDGGVAQGGFLLGGWEGPAPSLLFLWVTDAQANLLQRELSSIQTSTSESTCPFLLLVLKEQLQELQTALLASILDMDEYKKASSSGGPTSPLEWTDGLLLLHSCPPPLDQHLLGLLGHSAMTNNHKNKKTILGSSGLQQLPTRLIQYPAAPSKGRITVTKEDLACLSGGEFLNDVIIDFYLKFLLLEGVGGAVAERSHVFSSFFYKQLSRRRVAGEDNTPSVPDLHMRHQRVKTWTRHVDIFTKDFLFVPVNQEAHWYLAVVCFPGLEDVQYQAFRCATGGSKLTAGKASSLSLRPQQPPECTEQSWQRDIVLRRPCILVMDSLKLSCHENVCRLLRDYLQVEWEVRRGTPPRRFTSDSMRSSSCRVPQQDNSSDCGVYLLQYAESFLQNPVVHFDLPLKLDRWFPRQQVRQKREEIRTLILTMHRSQMGEK; encoded by the exons ATGGCGTCTTCCTTTAAGATCCCGAAGAAGAAACACCCAACGGCTTCTGAATCCGCCCCCCTGTACACGTCACCGCTGTCCCGCCTGCAGAGCGCCACCCCCGAATTAAAG AGCTATGGGAACCAGTACAGCAGAGCTGACAggatgcatgctgggagctcAGCAGGCTCCTCAGTGAACAGAGAGAG CGCTCCTCTCTTCAGGGAAGTGGTCAAAACGCTGCTCGGACTTACAGCCAATCAAAGAGAAGCCTCGGCAGCCAATCGCAAAGGAGGACGGAGTGCCAAGTTGTCTGCTGCTTCTCCCTCAGTCGG GTGGCGCCCTAAAAGGGCTTCAGACCGCCTGCTGCCTCCTGATGTGACCTCACAGCCTCCGTctccaccacagaagaagaaaagccacTTAAGCG TTCAGAGCATCTATGTGGACTCGCTGGACTCTTTGGCTGAGCTCAGGGATgagatgcatgctgggacttTGAGTTCTTCAACGACGGGAGACGGAACAACAGAAGGACTGGACTCAGCTGAGAGAAAG CAGAAGAATAACTCATCCTCCTCCAGTTCGGACCAGACCTCAGAAGAcgactttgtgtctttgtcctccGTAATGACACAGAGAAGACGGAGCCTGGGTCGGGGGGCAGGGTTTAGCAGCAGCCAGATGGAGGAcgtgagggagagcgagaggaggaggtggaacgagttcagagggaggaagacaaGCAGCCTTCATCTTCACCTGAAGAAACCCAGAAACACTCCAACGGAACCAA TTATTCTGTctagtgaagaagaggaagaggaagaagaagacggaggAAAAAGAGTGGAGCAG CCTTCTACAGGAGGGGAAGGTGAGAAcagccttcctcctcttcctcctcctcctccccctccttccttcctgcagCTGGACTTTGTCTCTCTTCACGTCGGTCTAACGCACGCCGATGCCAACGGGAAGATAACG aTTACTGAGAATGGGGTCATTCTTCCTCTGAAAG GTGTGGAGGACGGCGAGGTCGCTGTGGTGGCATCTCAGCTTCGGGGTCACGGTGTCTGGGACGGGGGCGTGGCACAAGGAGGCTTCCTATTGGGTGGTTGGGAAGGTCCCGCCCCCTCGCTGCTCTTTCTGTGGGTGACGGACGCTCAGGCCAACCTCCTGCAGAGAGAGCTGTCCTCCATCCAGACCTCCACGTCAG AATCAACGTGCCCCTTCCTCCTGCTGGTGTtgaaggagcagctgcaggagctccAAACTGCCCTCCTGGCCTCCATCCTAGACATGGATGAGTACAAGAAGGCCTCCTCATCCGGAGGGCCGACTTCCCCTCTGGAGTGGACCGAcgggctgctgctcctccacagctgtcctcctcctctggaccaGCACCTCCTCGGACTGCTGGGACACTCAGCT ATGACAAACAACCATAAGAATAAGAAGACAATCCTTGGCTCTTCTGGTCTGCAGCAGCTTCCAACTAG GTTGATCCAGTATCCGGCGGCGCCCTCTAAAGGCCGCATCACGGTGACCAAAGAGGACCTGGCCTGTCTGAGCGGGGGGGAGTTCCTCAACGACGTCATCATTGACTTCTACCTCAA GttcctgctgctggagggagTTGGCGGCGCGGTGGCCGAGCGAAGTCACgtcttcagcagcttcttctacAAGCAACTGAGCAGGCGTCGAGTCGCCGGAGAGGACAACACCCCCTCCGTCCC CGATCTTCACATGAGGCACCAAAGGGTGAAGACCTGGACCCGACACGTCGATATTTTCACCAAAGACTTCCTATTTGTGCCTGTCAATCAAGA AGCCCACTGGTACCTGGCAGTGGTCTGCTTCCCGGGTCTGGAGGACGTTCAGTACCAAGCGTTCCGGTGTGCAACAG gtGGATCGAAGCTTACAGCAGGTAAAGCGTCGTCTTTGAGTCTGAGACCACAGCAGCCTCCG gagtgCACTGAGCAGAGCTGGCAGAGGGACATTGTACTGAGGAG gccCTGCATCCTGGTCATGGATTCTCTGAAGCTCTCCTGCCACGAGAACGTCTGCCGCCTCCTCAGAGA CTACCTCCAGGTGGAGTGGGAGGTCCGGAGGGGGACGCCCCCCCGCCGCTTCACCTCGGACAGCATGAGGAGCTCCAGCTGCAGAGTCCCTCAGCAGGACAACAGCAGCGACTGTGGAGTCTATCTGCTACAGTACGCCGAGAGCTTCCTGCAG AACCCTGTGGTGCACTTTGACCTCCCACTGAAGTTGGACCGCTGGTTTCCACGGCAACAGGTGCGGCAGAAGCGCGAGGAGATCCGAACCCTGATCCTGACGATGCACCGGAGTCAGATGGGAGAGAAGTGA
- the senp7b gene encoding sentrin-specific protease 7b isoform X9, translated as MSQLAIFVNSADKYSTNCNLLRMASSFKIPKKKHPTASESAPLYTSPLSRLQSATPELKSYGNQYSRADRMHAGSSAGSSVNRESAPLFREVVKTLLGLTANQREASAANRKGGRSAKLSAASPSVGWRPKRASDRLLPPDVTSQPPSPPQKKKSHLSAVQSIYVDSLDSLAELRDEMHAGTLSSSTTGDGTTEGLDSAERKKNNSSSSSSDQTSEDDFVSLSSVMTQRRRSLGRGAGFSSSQMEDVRESERRRWNEFRGRKTSSLHLHLKKPRNTPTEPIILSSEEEEEEEEDGGKRVEQPSTGGEGENSLPPLPPPPPPPSFLQLDFVSLHVGLTHADANGKITITENGVILPLKGVEDGEVAVVASQLRGHGVWDGGVAQGGFLLGGWEGPAPSLLFLWVTDAQANLLQRELSSIQTSTSESTCPFLLLVLKEQLQELQTALLASILDMDEYKKASSSGGPTSPLEWTDGLLLLHSCPPPLDQHLLGLLGHSAMTNNHKNKKTILGSSGLQQLPTRLIQYPAAPSKGRITVTKEDLACLSGGEFLNDVIIDFYLKFLLLEGVGGAVAERSHVFSSFFYKQLSRRRVAGEDNTPSVPDLHMRHQRVKTWTRHVDIFTKDFLFVPVNQEAHWYLAVVCFPGLEDVQYQAFRCATGGSKLTAGKASSLSLRPQQPPECTEQSWQRDIVLRRPCILVMDSLKLSCHENVCRLLRDYLQVEWEVRRGTPPRRFTSDSMRSSSCRVPQQDNSSDCGVYLLQYAESFLQNPVVHFDLPLKLDRWFPRQQVRQKREEIRTLILTMHRSQMGEK; from the exons ATGAGTCAGTTGGCTATTTTTGTGAATTCGGCAGACAAATATTCCACCAACTGCAATTTATTACG TATGGCGTCTTCCTTTAAGATCCCGAAGAAGAAACACCCAACGGCTTCTGAATCCGCCCCCCTGTACACGTCACCGCTGTCCCGCCTGCAGAGCGCCACCCCCGAATTAAAG AGCTATGGGAACCAGTACAGCAGAGCTGACAggatgcatgctgggagctcAGCAGGCTCCTCAGTGAACAGAGAGAG CGCTCCTCTCTTCAGGGAAGTGGTCAAAACGCTGCTCGGACTTACAGCCAATCAAAGAGAAGCCTCGGCAGCCAATCGCAAAGGAGGACGGAGTGCCAAGTTGTCTGCTGCTTCTCCCTCAGTCGG GTGGCGCCCTAAAAGGGCTTCAGACCGCCTGCTGCCTCCTGATGTGACCTCACAGCCTCCGTctccaccacagaagaagaaaagccacTTAAGCG CAGTTCAGAGCATCTATGTGGACTCGCTGGACTCTTTGGCTGAGCTCAGGGATgagatgcatgctgggacttTGAGTTCTTCAACGACGGGAGACGGAACAACAGAAGGACTGGACTCAGCTGAGAGAAAG AAGAATAACTCATCCTCCTCCAGTTCGGACCAGACCTCAGAAGAcgactttgtgtctttgtcctccGTAATGACACAGAGAAGACGGAGCCTGGGTCGGGGGGCAGGGTTTAGCAGCAGCCAGATGGAGGAcgtgagggagagcgagaggaggaggtggaacgagttcagagggaggaagacaaGCAGCCTTCATCTTCACCTGAAGAAACCCAGAAACACTCCAACGGAACCAA TTATTCTGTctagtgaagaagaggaagaggaagaagaagacggaggAAAAAGAGTGGAGCAG CCTTCTACAGGAGGGGAAGGTGAGAAcagccttcctcctcttcctcctcctcctccccctccttccttcctgcagCTGGACTTTGTCTCTCTTCACGTCGGTCTAACGCACGCCGATGCCAACGGGAAGATAACG aTTACTGAGAATGGGGTCATTCTTCCTCTGAAAG GTGTGGAGGACGGCGAGGTCGCTGTGGTGGCATCTCAGCTTCGGGGTCACGGTGTCTGGGACGGGGGCGTGGCACAAGGAGGCTTCCTATTGGGTGGTTGGGAAGGTCCCGCCCCCTCGCTGCTCTTTCTGTGGGTGACGGACGCTCAGGCCAACCTCCTGCAGAGAGAGCTGTCCTCCATCCAGACCTCCACGTCAG AATCAACGTGCCCCTTCCTCCTGCTGGTGTtgaaggagcagctgcaggagctccAAACTGCCCTCCTGGCCTCCATCCTAGACATGGATGAGTACAAGAAGGCCTCCTCATCCGGAGGGCCGACTTCCCCTCTGGAGTGGACCGAcgggctgctgctcctccacagctgtcctcctcctctggaccaGCACCTCCTCGGACTGCTGGGACACTCAGCT ATGACAAACAACCATAAGAATAAGAAGACAATCCTTGGCTCTTCTGGTCTGCAGCAGCTTCCAACTAG GTTGATCCAGTATCCGGCGGCGCCCTCTAAAGGCCGCATCACGGTGACCAAAGAGGACCTGGCCTGTCTGAGCGGGGGGGAGTTCCTCAACGACGTCATCATTGACTTCTACCTCAA GttcctgctgctggagggagTTGGCGGCGCGGTGGCCGAGCGAAGTCACgtcttcagcagcttcttctacAAGCAACTGAGCAGGCGTCGAGTCGCCGGAGAGGACAACACCCCCTCCGTCCC CGATCTTCACATGAGGCACCAAAGGGTGAAGACCTGGACCCGACACGTCGATATTTTCACCAAAGACTTCCTATTTGTGCCTGTCAATCAAGA AGCCCACTGGTACCTGGCAGTGGTCTGCTTCCCGGGTCTGGAGGACGTTCAGTACCAAGCGTTCCGGTGTGCAACAG gtGGATCGAAGCTTACAGCAGGTAAAGCGTCGTCTTTGAGTCTGAGACCACAGCAGCCTCCG gagtgCACTGAGCAGAGCTGGCAGAGGGACATTGTACTGAGGAG gccCTGCATCCTGGTCATGGATTCTCTGAAGCTCTCCTGCCACGAGAACGTCTGCCGCCTCCTCAGAGA CTACCTCCAGGTGGAGTGGGAGGTCCGGAGGGGGACGCCCCCCCGCCGCTTCACCTCGGACAGCATGAGGAGCTCCAGCTGCAGAGTCCCTCAGCAGGACAACAGCAGCGACTGTGGAGTCTATCTGCTACAGTACGCCGAGAGCTTCCTGCAG AACCCTGTGGTGCACTTTGACCTCCCACTGAAGTTGGACCGCTGGTTTCCACGGCAACAGGTGCGGCAGAAGCGCGAGGAGATCCGAACCCTGATCCTGACGATGCACCGGAGTCAGATGGGAGAGAAGTGA
- the senp7b gene encoding sentrin-specific protease 7b isoform X10: protein MSQLAIFVNSADKYSTNCNLLRRLVSWFLLSMASSFKIPKKKHPTASESAPLYTSPLSRLQSATPELKSYGNQYSRADRMHAGSSAGSSVNRESAPLFREVVKTLLGLTANQREASAANRKGGRSAKLSAASPSVGWRPKRASDRLLPPDVTSQPPSPPQKKKSHLSAVQSIYVDSLDSLAELRDEMHAGTLSSSTTGDGTTEGLDSAERKRRRSLGRGAGFSSSQMEDVRESERRRWNEFRGRKTSSLHLHLKKPRNTPTEPIILSSEEEEEEEEDGGKRVEQPSTGGEGENSLPPLPPPPPPPSFLQLDFVSLHVGLTHADANGKITITENGVILPLKGVEDGEVAVVASQLRGHGVWDGGVAQGGFLLGGWEGPAPSLLFLWVTDAQANLLQRELSSIQTSTSESTCPFLLLVLKEQLQELQTALLASILDMDEYKKASSSGGPTSPLEWTDGLLLLHSCPPPLDQHLLGLLGHSAMTNNHKNKKTILGSSGLQQLPTRLIQYPAAPSKGRITVTKEDLACLSGGEFLNDVIIDFYLKFLLLEGVGGAVAERSHVFSSFFYKQLSRRRVAGEDNTPSVPDLHMRHQRVKTWTRHVDIFTKDFLFVPVNQEAHWYLAVVCFPGLEDVQYQAFRCATGGSKLTAGKASSLSLRPQQPPECTEQSWQRDIVLRRPCILVMDSLKLSCHENVCRLLRDYLQVEWEVRRGTPPRRFTSDSMRSSSCRVPQQDNSSDCGVYLLQYAESFLQNPVVHFDLPLKLDRWFPRQQVRQKREEIRTLILTMHRSQMGEK from the exons ATGAGTCAGTTGGCTATTTTTGTGAATTCGGCAGACAAATATTCCACCAACTGCAATTTATTACG GAGACTGGTGTCCTGGTTTCTCCTCAGTATGGCGTCTTCCTTTAAGATCCCGAAGAAGAAACACCCAACGGCTTCTGAATCCGCCCCCCTGTACACGTCACCGCTGTCCCGCCTGCAGAGCGCCACCCCCGAATTAAAG AGCTATGGGAACCAGTACAGCAGAGCTGACAggatgcatgctgggagctcAGCAGGCTCCTCAGTGAACAGAGAGAG CGCTCCTCTCTTCAGGGAAGTGGTCAAAACGCTGCTCGGACTTACAGCCAATCAAAGAGAAGCCTCGGCAGCCAATCGCAAAGGAGGACGGAGTGCCAAGTTGTCTGCTGCTTCTCCCTCAGTCGG GTGGCGCCCTAAAAGGGCTTCAGACCGCCTGCTGCCTCCTGATGTGACCTCACAGCCTCCGTctccaccacagaagaagaaaagccacTTAAGCG CAGTTCAGAGCATCTATGTGGACTCGCTGGACTCTTTGGCTGAGCTCAGGGATgagatgcatgctgggacttTGAGTTCTTCAACGACGGGAGACGGAACAACAGAAGGACTGGACTCAGCTGAGAGAAAG AGAAGACGGAGCCTGGGTCGGGGGGCAGGGTTTAGCAGCAGCCAGATGGAGGAcgtgagggagagcgagaggaggaggtggaacgagttcagagggaggaagacaaGCAGCCTTCATCTTCACCTGAAGAAACCCAGAAACACTCCAACGGAACCAA TTATTCTGTctagtgaagaagaggaagaggaagaagaagacggaggAAAAAGAGTGGAGCAG CCTTCTACAGGAGGGGAAGGTGAGAAcagccttcctcctcttcctcctcctcctccccctccttccttcctgcagCTGGACTTTGTCTCTCTTCACGTCGGTCTAACGCACGCCGATGCCAACGGGAAGATAACG aTTACTGAGAATGGGGTCATTCTTCCTCTGAAAG GTGTGGAGGACGGCGAGGTCGCTGTGGTGGCATCTCAGCTTCGGGGTCACGGTGTCTGGGACGGGGGCGTGGCACAAGGAGGCTTCCTATTGGGTGGTTGGGAAGGTCCCGCCCCCTCGCTGCTCTTTCTGTGGGTGACGGACGCTCAGGCCAACCTCCTGCAGAGAGAGCTGTCCTCCATCCAGACCTCCACGTCAG AATCAACGTGCCCCTTCCTCCTGCTGGTGTtgaaggagcagctgcaggagctccAAACTGCCCTCCTGGCCTCCATCCTAGACATGGATGAGTACAAGAAGGCCTCCTCATCCGGAGGGCCGACTTCCCCTCTGGAGTGGACCGAcgggctgctgctcctccacagctgtcctcctcctctggaccaGCACCTCCTCGGACTGCTGGGACACTCAGCT ATGACAAACAACCATAAGAATAAGAAGACAATCCTTGGCTCTTCTGGTCTGCAGCAGCTTCCAACTAG GTTGATCCAGTATCCGGCGGCGCCCTCTAAAGGCCGCATCACGGTGACCAAAGAGGACCTGGCCTGTCTGAGCGGGGGGGAGTTCCTCAACGACGTCATCATTGACTTCTACCTCAA GttcctgctgctggagggagTTGGCGGCGCGGTGGCCGAGCGAAGTCACgtcttcagcagcttcttctacAAGCAACTGAGCAGGCGTCGAGTCGCCGGAGAGGACAACACCCCCTCCGTCCC CGATCTTCACATGAGGCACCAAAGGGTGAAGACCTGGACCCGACACGTCGATATTTTCACCAAAGACTTCCTATTTGTGCCTGTCAATCAAGA AGCCCACTGGTACCTGGCAGTGGTCTGCTTCCCGGGTCTGGAGGACGTTCAGTACCAAGCGTTCCGGTGTGCAACAG gtGGATCGAAGCTTACAGCAGGTAAAGCGTCGTCTTTGAGTCTGAGACCACAGCAGCCTCCG gagtgCACTGAGCAGAGCTGGCAGAGGGACATTGTACTGAGGAG gccCTGCATCCTGGTCATGGATTCTCTGAAGCTCTCCTGCCACGAGAACGTCTGCCGCCTCCTCAGAGA CTACCTCCAGGTGGAGTGGGAGGTCCGGAGGGGGACGCCCCCCCGCCGCTTCACCTCGGACAGCATGAGGAGCTCCAGCTGCAGAGTCCCTCAGCAGGACAACAGCAGCGACTGTGGAGTCTATCTGCTACAGTACGCCGAGAGCTTCCTGCAG AACCCTGTGGTGCACTTTGACCTCCCACTGAAGTTGGACCGCTGGTTTCCACGGCAACAGGTGCGGCAGAAGCGCGAGGAGATCCGAACCCTGATCCTGACGATGCACCGGAGTCAGATGGGAGAGAAGTGA